Proteins encoded by one window of Anopheles maculipalpis chromosome 2RL, idAnoMacuDA_375_x, whole genome shotgun sequence:
- the LOC126566674 gene encoding salivary glue protein Sgs-3-like produces MAHMHEFRKGKHSDGTGIYNTHISGNPADGGNPYIHPTNKPTENCYCPYPLRAKNKLCYHMVSCFPRTTSTMSTTSSTTDSTTTDSRTTDSTTNDSTSTDSTTTDSTTTDSTTTDSTTTDSTTTDSTITDSTTADSTTTDSTTNDSTTTDSTTTDSTRTDTTTTETTTTTTPTTTTTTTTTPTTTTTTPTTTTTTSATTTTTPTTTTTTTTPTTTTTTDTTTTTTTPTTTTTTTTPTTTTTTPTTTTTTSTTTTTTPTTTTTTTTPTTTTTTDTTTTTTTPTTTTTTTTPTTTTTTPTTTTTTTSPSTTTTTTPTTTTTTTTPTTTTTTTPTTTTTTTTPTTTTTTTPTTTTTTTTTTTTTTTTTPTTTTTTRRPNNGTEESSTTNYPLSSTTKSSTPSTTAWMDLIMKKLMNYYRRMGSSNAFFT; encoded by the exons ATGGCTCATATGCACGAGTTTCGCAAAGGCAAA CATAGTGATGGTACAGGGATATACAACACGCACATTAGCGGGAATCCGGCAGATGGAGGGAACCCATATATTCATCCGACCAATAAGCCTACGGAAAACTGTTACTGTCCCTATCCACTGAGGGCAAAGAATAAACTCTGTTATCATATGGTATCGTGCTTTCCAAGAACAACTTCAACGATGTCTACTACAAGTTCAACAACTGACAGTACAACGACTGACAGTAGAACGACTGATAGTACAACGAATGACAGTACATCGACTGACAGTACAACGACTGACAGTACAACAACTGACAGCACAACGACTGACAGTACAACGACTGATAGTACAACGACTGACAGTACAATTACTGACAGTACGACGGCTGACAGTACAACGACTGACAGTACAACGAATGACAGTACAACAACTGACAGCACAACAACTGACAGTACAAGGACTGACACTACAACTACTGAAACTACGACCACAACGACTCCCACCACAACgaccactactactacgactcctacaacaacgacaacaactcctactactactacaacgacttctgcaacaactacaacgACTCCCAccacaacgacaacaacaactactCCTACTACAACCACAACGACTGACACTACAACGACTACAACGACTCCTACAACgaccactactactacgactcctacaacaacgacaacaactcCTACTACGACTACAACGACTTCTACAACAACTACAACGACTCCCAccacaacgacaacaacaactactCCTACTACAACCACAACGACTGACACTACAACGACTACAACGACTCCTACAACGACCACTACAACCACGACACCTACAACAACTACAACGACTCCCAccacaacgacaacaacaacttcTCCTtctacaactactactacgactccaaccacaaccacaacgACAACTACTcctactacaactactactacgacTCCAACTACAACCACAACGACAACTACTCCCACTACAACTACAACGACAACACCTACCACCACAACTACAACGACCACtactacaacaacaaccactaccACGACTCCcactacaacaacaacgactaGACGACCTAATAATGGAAC GGAGGAATCATCGACTACAAACTACCCTCTTTCCAGTACCACAAAGTCTTCTACACCTTCTACTACAGCAT GGATGGATTTGATCATGAAGAAGCTCATGAATTACTACAGGCGGATGGGTTCTTCAAACGCGTTTTTCACATGA
- the LOC126566687 gene encoding uncharacterized protein LOC126566687, whose product MDGATAEKPTFRIIAPEFICNPAEAYGTNRDNNSAADAGMTRGNATQSSRQLTIGFQTNGGQRLHYRVKTYFTLLGDTGFISQRHTVGLWRAVRQLEQRVRRDGDTIAQNGEMTIGTDELLPGVVYTFGVVAVDADGRESEEQNFTMTYRNVEQGASFEHGGSSRSSDDVSLLMLGAEKTYADVEYIVTAQLIFCRRRTDYYFRWTVGPLSDGGELVVVDMERSKMLQIPAGSLLPGRSYDIEVSVYSTSTVEEVIAKTHMTVSVLKRDLEVVLFPVEAVVGIDQAVQLRSYATGGEVVWSCQKMGDDSNCNDTFDIGDGTVVVTFYNEGQYHVKGSVLTDLQEEIESHASLTVNPKVTPSVRILQWSNYPAIAHEPFELLVSVAGLVPNCYSNWTVVKGEEGFAYFDPALLPNGTTLGGLFIRDIEENFLSELVDYGNDTVVKDIVLSIPGGMVTGPWKGLEPDVRYKLRLETVCPEPFDDSKMVGQTQRAQVKSYWTFVLETNGAPQALPIVISPGNNGTALETVFKLSTGIAKDTERDYPLRYSFWYVADGVDIHVASNYEITSAETVLPYTKTGQVGTYAIVCDSRHACTKIVGPNLSIAPGMEPSKEAMLYAFEAIEAYFDRLNYRDALKCAFELLITLRNRHSSQYDTTYRRFIDLLKQSIVHIRKVYGETAYLSDASVQDFVQQTKPILDLEEANNHELFQQLLELMDSSSLDTARRIKRSPQMANAPESISKINTKLSLMESLTVSKNVSAASQARLSLLSFVHQATKNYCTVETQYIYVGQLITLHMNRYRSLSEVAFGQVPVPNKVLLSASPARLKFLDAFPDTEYYCLGRIYYARDLFNEKEAHELDLGFYEAFVLSVEKGGMWTLVDWRSDYFLWSLDGRRLPNVTCQLWKNNAWSSKHCTTVETVTDEVRCNCTKLAYLRISNDTETTFFDASSTESTTMALPASVTEPSPDSTTVPEHGSSTEPLTVASDRPTTSGPSSANLPTNTSEAVTVTESDMLTLGSIPDNATEPTESFPVASPANTSIADNGPSALLQGGGGNETGTNALRNQSLEVSSIGYTILGAMAIASLAMVVLIVVYRRRKAVLRLADELHTVPSRSRTQPSPHVRYARFQDEHNMAGDNVSTISDVLTI is encoded by the exons ATGGATGGAGCCACCGCG GAAAAACCAACCTTTCGCATTATAGCGCCCGAGTTCATATGTAATCCAGCTGAAGCTTATGGAACCAACCGCGATAATAATAGTGCAGCCGACGCCGGAATGACCCGTGGGAATGCTACACAATCCTCACGCCAATTAACGATCGG CTTTCAAACAAATGGCGGCCAACGGTTGCATTACCGTGTGAAGACGTACTTCACGCTACTAGGCGACACCGGGTTTATCAGTCAACGGCACACGGTTGGCCTTTGGCGTGCCGTTCGGCAGCTTGAACAGCGCGTACGCCGGGATGGTGATACGATCGCCCAAAACGGTGAGATGACAATCGGTACGGATGAGCTGCTGCCGGGTGTTGTGTACACGTTCGGTGTCGTTGCGGTTGATGCCGATGGTAGGGAAAGTGAGGAGCAAAACTTTACCATGACGTATAGGAACGTGGAGCAGGGTGCTTCGTTCGAGCATGGAGGATCGAGCCGGAGCAGTGATGATGTGTCCCTGTTGATGCTCGGTGCTGAGAAAACGTACGCCGACGTGGAGTACATTGTAACGGCACAATTAATCTTCTGTCGACGACGAACGGATTACTATTTCCGCTGGACGGTTGGACCGTTGAGCGATGGTGGTGAGCTGGTGGTTGTCGATATGGAGCGGTCAAAGATGCTACAGATACCGGCAGGAAGTTTGCTCCCGGGCCGTTCGTACGATATTGAAGTATCGGTGTACTCAACGTCGACTGTGGAGGAGGTTATTGCGAAGACACATATGACGGTGAGCGTGTTGAAACGCGACCTGGAAGTAGTTCTGTTTCCTGTCGAAGCTGTAGTCGGGATCGATCAAGCCGTCCAGTTACGATCGTATGCAACTGGAGGTGAAGTTGTGTGGTCATGTCAGAAGATGGGTGACGACAGCAACTGTAACGATACATTCGATATCGGGGATGGAACTGTTGTCGTCACCTTCTACAACGAAGGACAGTATCACGTAAAGGGTTCCGTCTTGACTGACTTACAGGAAGAAATTGAATCCCACGCGTCGTTGACAGTTAATCCAAAGGTAACCCCGTCCGTAAGGATACTGCAGTGGTCGAACTATCCAGCCATTGCCCATGAACCATTCGAGCTACTCGTAAGCGTTGCTGGACTTGTACCGAACTGCTACTCCAACTGGACGGTTGTGAAAGGTGAAGAAggttttgcttattttgaCCCTGCTCTGCTGCCGAATGGCACCACCTTGGGTGGGCTGTTTATTCGGGACATTGAGGAAAACTTCCTCTCGGAGCTGGTTGACTACGGCAATGATACTGTTGTGAAGGATATCGTACTGTCCATCCCGGGTGGTATGGTAACAGGACCATGGAAAGGACTCGAACCGGATGTACGTTACAAGCTACGACTGGAAACGGTATGTCCGGAACCGTTCGATGATAGCAAAATGGTGGGCCAGACGCAGCGTGCACAGGTTAAAAGCTACTGGACGTTCGTGTTGGAGACGAACGGTGCACCACAAGCTTTACCGATCGTGATTTCCCCGGGGAACAATGGGACGGCCCTGGAGACCGTGTTCAAGCTATCGACCGGCATTGCAAAGGACACGGAACGGGACTATCCGTTGAGATATAGCTTCTGGTACGTAGCGGATGGGGTGGACATACATGTTGCCAGCAACTACGAAATAACATCGGCCGAAACCGTTCTCCCGTACACTAAAACTGGACAGGTCGGCACGTATGCGATCGTTTGTGATTCGCGCCACGCATGTACGAAGATCGTCGGTCCCAATTTATCCATCGCACCGGGCATGGAACCATCGAAGGAAGCTATGTTGTACGCTTTTGAAGCGATCGAAGCATATTTCGATCGTCTCAACTATCGCGATGCACTCAAGTGTGCTTTCGAGCTGCTAATAACGTTGCGGAATCGCCATTCGTCTCAGTACGACACGACATACCGTCGGTTTATCGACCTTCTGAAGCAATCCATCGTGCACATTCGCAAGGTGTACGGTGAAACAGCGTACCTATCCGATGCATCCGTACAGGACTTTGTCCAGCAAACGAAACCCATCCTGGATCTGGAGGAAGCGAACAATCACGAGCTGTTCCAGCAGCTACTGGAACTGATGGATTCATCATCGCTAGACACTGCACGCCGAATCAAACGTTCGCCACAGATGGCCAACGCTCCCGAAAGCATCTCCAAAATCAACACCAAACTGTCCCTAATGGAAAGCTTAACCGTGTCGAAAAACGTATCCGCCGCGAGTCAGGCTCGCCTCAGCCTGCTAAGCTTCGTACATCAGGCCACCAAAAACTATTGCACAGTCGAAACGCAATACATTTACGTGGGACAACTCATCACGCTACACATGAACCGGTACCGTAGCCTATCGGAAGTAGCCTTCGGACAGGTGCCAGTACCGAACAAAGTGTTGCTTAGTGCTTCACCGGctcgtttgaaatttttggacGCTTTTCCCGACACGGAATACTACTGTCTGGGTCGTATCTATTACGCGCGGGATTTGTTCAACGAAAAGGAAGCACACGAGCTGGATTTGGGTTTCTACGAAGCGTTCGTACTGTCCGTCGAGAAGGGTGGCATGTGGACGCTGGTAGACTGGAGAAGTGACTACTTTCTGTGGTCGCTGGATGGAAGACGATTGCCGAATGTGACG tGTCAACTTTGGAAGAACAACGCTTGGAGCAGCAAACATTGCACCACGGTAGAAACTGTCACGGATGAGGTCCGATGTAACTGTACTAAGTTAGCGTACTTGAG AATTTCAAACGACACAGAGACGACCTTCTTCGATGCTTCATCGACGGAATCTACGACAATGGCTTTACCAGCTAGCGTGACAGAACCATCACCAGACTCTACCACCGTTCCAGAACACGGAAGCTCTACCGAGCCACTAACCGTAGCGTCCGACCGACCGACAACTTCGGGGCCATCAAGCGCAAACCTGCCCACCAACACGTCCGAAGCTGTCACTGTTACCGAAAGTGACATGCTGACGCTTGGCTCGATACCGGACAATGCGACCGAACCTACCGAAAGCTTTCCCGTCGCATCGCCAGCAAACACGTCCATTGCCGATAATGGACCTAGTGCCCTTTTgcagggtggtggtggtaacgAAACCGGAACCAACGCATTGCGCAACCAGTCGTTGGAAGTTTCCTCGATCGGATACACGATCCTGGGTGCAATGGCGATCGCTTCACTAGCAATGGTAGTGCTGATTGTGGTCTATCGGCGGCGCAAGGCTGTGCTGCGTTTAGCCGACGAGCTGCACACCGTACCGTCGAGAAGTCGCACACAACCCTCCCCACACGTACGGTACGCCCGGTTTCAAGACGAGCACAACATGGCCGGCGATAACGTGTCCACCATATCGGACGTACTGACAATCTAG
- the LOC126558091 gene encoding L-dopachrome tautomerase yellow-f2-like, whose translation MAKSAVLWCLILVGLCSVLVSVTSAEKLQLVYQWSQLRSSTKNNASQNVLFSANVVPSDEDTFNAYGNLPMGVTHHKGFLYVTIPRRRPGIPATLNVIDMSRNPAVNEPTLDPYPNSLVNSLRNDFAADPKRIISVYRTQVDRCDRLWFVDTGYLEYPGGAGRQVQRPALWVIDLTIHRSVRRFEIPEDMVEFGYGIPNIEVDVDEEDCGRAYAYIPDYEWRMLYVYGLTEGRMWRFKHNYFSFEPRYGDFNIAEQQFTWYDGIFSVAVGGQWHNSETERTVYLHAMASVSEIAVSNRILQNETLAQLGNGAYGQSFHHLGARGPNAQSSSHAYDPKTGVLFYAEINRNAVGCWNTKKQFTPENHGIVHLDNEEMIYPADLRIDSNGDLWVISNRLPIWIYSHLNRTDVNYRIWRQSASRAIAGTICA comes from the exons ATGGCTAAGTCGGCGGTCCTATGGTGCCTCATTCTGGTAGGTTTGTGTAGTGTGTTGGTAAGCGTAACGTCGGCAGAAAAGCTTCAACTCGTCTACCAGTGGTCACAGTTAAGATCCAGCACCAAAAATAATG CATCACAAAATGTACTGTTTTCGGCAAATGTTGTCCCATCCGACGAGGACACATTCAATGCGTACGGCAATCTGCCGATGGGAGTGACACATCACAAAGGTTTCCTGTACGTAACGATACCTCGCCGACGTCCCGGCATTCCAGCGACGCTGAACGTTATCGACATGTCGCGCAATCCTGCCGTCAACGAACCAACGCTGGATCCTTATCCTAACTCACTGGTGAACTCACTGCGA AATGATTTCGCTGCAGATCCGAAACGCATCATCTCGGTCTACCGTACCCAGGTCGATCGGTGCGATCGCTTGTGGTTCGTTGACACAGGCTATCTCGAATATCCGGGTGGTGCAGGACGACAGGTACAACGTCCCGCCCTGTGGGTCATCGACCTGACCATCCATCGTAGTGTGCGAAGGTTCGAGATACCGGAGGATATGGTTGAATTTGGGTACGGCATACCGAACATCGAGGTGGACGTCGATGAGGAGGATTGTGGACGAGCATACGCGTACATTCCCGACTACGAGTGGCGCATGTTGTACGTGTACGGATTGACCGAGGGTCGTATGTGGCGCTTCAAGCATAACTACTTCTCCTTCGAACCACGGTACGGAGATTTCAATATAGCCGAGCAACAGTTTACCTGGTACGATGGTATCTTCTCGGTGGCTGTCGGTGGCCAGTGGCATAACAGTGAGACGGAACGTACCGTGTATCTGCACGCGATGGCCTCGGTAAGTGAGATTGCCGTATCGAATCGGATTCTGCAGAATGAAACGCTGGCACAGCTCGGTAACGGTGCATACGGCCAGTCGTTCCATCATCTGGGTGCCCGTGGTCCCAATGCGCAAAGTTCGAGCCATGCATACGATCCAAAGACAGGGGTACTCTTCTATGCGGAAATTAATCGCAATGCGGTGGGTTGCTGGAACACGAAGAAACAATTTACACCCGAAAACCATGGCATTGTGCATCTGGATAATGAGGAGATGATTTATCCCGCTGATCTCAGG ATTGACAGTAACGGTGATCTGTGGGTCATTTCCAATCGGCTTCCTATCTGGATCTACTCCCATCTGAATCGAACCGATGTGAACTACCGAATTTGGCGCCAATCTGCGTCTCGAGCAATTGCTGGAACGATTTGTGCataa